The nucleotide window ATTTCTTCTGCTTGTGCTTCACTTTCAAATGGTCCCATAATTACTTTATTTATGGTTTTTCCATTTTCCTGCCGCTGACGAATTTTTACACTATAGCCAAGTAAAGCCATTTTTGCTTTCAAATTATTTGCCAAATCTGGTTCACTAAATGCGCCTACTTGAATAATATATCCTTGTGGTTTGGCTGTGGCAGCTGAAGCCTCAGGCTTTGGATTGATATCTTTCTTACCTTGCAAGACATCGTAAAAGTCATAATTGGGTGCAGATGCTTCCTGTTTTTCATTTTGCTGGTTGGCTATAGGCTGCGTCTGAATATTGGCTGCCTGCATTTTTGTTCCCGGAGCAAGCATTAATGGTGCTGAACTATTTGATTGGCTATTGTTATTTCCGATAATTCCCTTATCGACAAAAGGATTTGGGGCTTTATTCAGATAATATGCAACTCCACCTGCGATGGCTATGCCTAATAATAATCCAATGATAAATCTCATTTTGCTTGAATACTCCGTTTATACTGACTTGCCTGAGCAATATGGCTTACGTTTATATTTTCTTGTTCGTCAAGATCTGCAATCGTCCGTGCTACTTTTAACATTCTATAGTAACTTCGTGCAGACATCCCATTTTTTTCTATAATTTGTTGAACTAAATTTTTGGTTTTCTGATCCATTAAACAGTAGTTTTCAACTTCTGTATTACTTAATTCATAATTTAATTTATTTTGTCGCTTATGTTGGGCATTCCTTGCTGTTATTACCCGTTGTGCTATCTCACTCGATTTCTCACCATCTGGTAAATTTTGCAATTCATGAACTGTAACTAATGGTACCTCCACTACTAGATCAATTCTATCCAAAAGTGGTGCTGAAATTTTTGATTTATAACGGTTTATCTGTTCAATTGAGCATTGGCAGCTTTTTTGTGGATGTCCGTTATTGCCACAAGGGCAGGGGTTCATTGCCGCAATTAATTGAAAATCAGCTAGATATTCTACCTTATGCCTAGCTCGTGCAATATTAATTTTTTTGGTTTCTAACGGTTCCCGTAATACTTCAAGCACTGTGCGATCAAATTCTGGTAGTTCATCTAAAAATAATATCCCACCATGGGCAAGACTTATCTCTCCAGGCTTAGGAATTGTTCCGCCACCAACTATCGCAGTAGCAGATGAAGAATGGTGTGGCTGACGAAATGGTACCTGCCGCCAGTTTTTTGGGTCAAATTTTCCATTACTCAAAGAAAGTAGTGATGCGCTGGCAATAGCTTCTTTATGCTCCAGTTTGGGTAGGATTGAAGTAATCCGGCTTGCCAGCATTGATTTACCACAACCGGGATTACCTATCATCAGCAATGAGTGCCTGCCAGCAGCAGCTATTTCTAATGCTTTTTTTGTGGCGACTTGTCCTTTAACTTCAGAAAAATCTGCTAGAAAAGCTAAATTCAGATCATTGCTATTAAAATCTGCTGTAGCCTTTTCAATAACTATCTTATTTTCGAGGAAGTTGCATACTTCGAGGAGTGACTCTGCTCCAAAACAGGGAGTTGTTTCGGCAAGAGATGCTTCTTCTGCGCTTGATTTTGGTAAAATAAACTGTCTGGCATCATTGCCAATACCAAAAGCTATGGCTAACGCCCCATTTACGTGTCTTAGACCGCCATCAAGGGCAAGTTCTCCGGCAAATTCATACTGGTTTAATTCAGACTTTGGTTTGATGAGTCCACTGGCAATCATGATGCCAAGTGCAATTGGTAAATCATAACGACCAGAGTCTTTTGGCAAGTCTGCTGGTGCTAAATTAACAGTAATCCTTCGTGCTGGGAAATCAAATCCAGAATTTTGAATTGCCGAGCGAACACGGTCGCGGCTTTCACGTACCTCAGTATCTGCAAGTCCAACAATTGAGAAGCTTGGTAAGCCACTCGCTACGTGCACTTCTACCGTTACTTGTGGTGCAGACATTCCTGTCAATGCTCGGGAATATAGCTTAGCAATAGACATTAACTATTTATTCAATTCAAGAGTTTTAATTGCCTGCTCCAACTCATCCAGCTTCATTCGTGTTTGTAATAAAACTTTTTGTTGGATATCAAACTCCTCTCTACTTACCAAATCAAGCTTTTCAAAGCTGGCTTGTAATATGGCTTTCAGGTTGCTTTCCAGATCATGGAATGGACTAGCTTTTATTGTCTCTGAAATCTGTTTGGTGATTTTTTCCAAAATTTGTTCTTTTAACATATTTTTACATTTATAGAATTGGTTAGATAAATATTATGCTTAATACACTGGATTTTACCATGTCTGAGGTATTTGAACAATTTTGCTATGCGTTTAATCGGTATTTATAAATGATGTAAATAAAAAAAGCTGCATTTTTATGCAGCTTTAATTTTTTAGCGACCACGTCTTGGTAACATTTGTGATCTAATTTTCTTATAATGACGTTTTACAGCAGCAGCCATTTTTCTTTTGCGTTCTGTAGTCGGTTTTTCATAACATTCACGAGAGCGTAATTCGGTTAGGGTACCAGCTTTTTCTACTGATTTTTTAAAACGACGTAATGCTACTTCAAAATTTTCTGTATCACGGACTTTAACTTCAGGCATTTTTATTCCTTAAATTTATGTTTTTATAATTATACTTAATAATGTTTTTTGTTTTTTGTAAAATTTAATCTGGTTTTATTTGTCAGATTTTATTTTCTGACCATTGGAAATAAAATCACCCCCTCCGGTGTTTGATAATTG belongs to Aquella oligotrophica and includes:
- a CDS encoding YifB family Mg chelatase-like AAA ATPase — translated: MSIAKLYSRALTGMSAPQVTVEVHVASGLPSFSIVGLADTEVRESRDRVRSAIQNSGFDFPARRITVNLAPADLPKDSGRYDLPIALGIMIASGLIKPKSELNQYEFAGELALDGGLRHVNGALAIAFGIGNDARQFILPKSSAEEASLAETTPCFGAESLLEVCNFLENKIVIEKATADFNSNDLNLAFLADFSEVKGQVATKKALEIAAAGRHSLLMIGNPGCGKSMLASRITSILPKLEHKEAIASASLLSLSNGKFDPKNWRQVPFRQPHHSSSATAIVGGGTIPKPGEISLAHGGILFLDELPEFDRTVLEVLREPLETKKINIARARHKVEYLADFQLIAAMNPCPCGNNGHPQKSCQCSIEQINRYKSKISAPLLDRIDLVVEVPLVTVHELQNLPDGEKSSEIAQRVITARNAQHKRQNKLNYELSNTEVENYCLMDQKTKNLVQQIIEKNGMSARSYYRMLKVARTIADLDEQENINVSHIAQASQYKRSIQAK
- the rpsU gene encoding 30S ribosomal protein S21 — protein: MPEVKVRDTENFEVALRRFKKSVEKAGTLTELRSRECYEKPTTERKRKMAAAVKRHYKKIRSQMLPRRGR
- a CDS encoding accessory factor UbiK family protein, coding for MLKEQILEKITKQISETIKASPFHDLESNLKAILQASFEKLDLVSREEFDIQQKVLLQTRMKLDELEQAIKTLELNK
- a CDS encoding SPOR domain-containing protein produces the protein MRFIIGLLLGIAIAGGVAYYLNKAPNPFVDKGIIGNNNSQSNSSAPLMLAPGTKMQAANIQTQPIANQQNEKQEASAPNYDFYDVLQGKKDINPKPEASAATAKPQGYIIQVGAFSEPDLANNLKAKMALLGYSVKIRQRQENGKTINKVIMGPFESEAQAEEILDQLKQQEIDGTIINLSQ